The Suricata suricatta isolate VVHF042 chromosome 16, meerkat_22Aug2017_6uvM2_HiC, whole genome shotgun sequence genome contains the following window.
cttctcttttgctttttttttttttacagctttgaGGTATAATCGGTTATATAAATATATCCGTGTATATTTAACGTGTACGAGTTGTTGAGTTTTGACACGTGTACACCCAACCGTCACTGCAGATAGTGAGCAAATCCGTTGCCCCCCTTAGTGTCCTCCTATCCCTTTATGTGTctgtgactcctgatctctgTCTGTCTACACTCCAGGGTCTCTGTATCCTTCCTTCTTGGagatctctctttcctctgtgagTCTATCCTCCTGGATCTCCTTGTTTCTGTCTCTGCGTCTACAtcattctgtccctctgtctgtctctgtctgtctctctgtcactggCTCTAAGTATCtgtatctctgtgtctttctgtccctctgcctccttcGCTTTGCATTGTGGAAGTCACTTTGCTAAGGGATCCCTCAtccctcctcccgcccctcatcctggggtgggggccacGGGGCAGAAAGGGGCAGGGATCCAGTAGGGATGGGGGGTGGGTGCCTGCAGAAGCCTTGGCTGGGCTGGCACAGCCAGGCGTGGGTGAGACGGTTGGGCAGGGCCACCTGTTGATGGGGAAAGAGGCCAGGAGAAGGGGTGGGTGGCTCCTGGCCCTGTAGGAAATGGGGCACTGGGTGGGGAGCCCAAAATCTCTATCATCCGTCCTGGGTCATCTGGGCTTGCCTTTCctcatcttttctccatttgGTCTCTTCTTTCTGTCTGGCCCCAACTCTCTGCATCTGTCTCTAACATTGTCTCCAAGTCTCTGACCCATTGGGATGCAAGAGCCAAGCACTCACCCAACAGCTCCTTACTGGGCACCCACACTGTGTGCCAGACTGAGGCGGACAAACTAGACAAGGACCCTCGGAGATGATCCCTTTGGAACTCACACTCCTTGAGGGTAACACTGATCTGTACTGCTCATGTCCGTGAGCCTGCACCTGCTGACCAGAGGCTTTAGAGACCTTGAGGCTGCTTTCAGTGTATAGGGGGAAGAGGAACTATTCTGAGATTTATTGTGATTATTGCAATTTATATTGCACATAGTAGAGTGACAAAGCCAGCAGCCCATTTCTTTCTTAATCTTTTAAGACTGCCTTACAGTCCCTTCAATTCTAGATCTGCCTTTTTTCTTCTGGGTGGGCCTTTATAATAATGTTTGGTCTCATTTACAAACTAAGTTAATCAAGCATcttcaaacattttaaactacatttctttttttttaattttttaaaacatttatttatttttgaaagacagagacagtgtgagcaggggagacacagaatcggaagcaggctccaggccctgagctgtcagcacagagcccgacgtggggctcgaacccacgaaccatgagatcatgacctgagccgaagtatgttgctcaaccaactgagccacccaggcgcccctaaactacATTTCTAAAACCAACACATCCAATCTCTTCTGGAAGCCCTTCAAATTTTAGACACGGATTTAAGTAAATTTATACACCTGTATATATCACANNNNNNNNNNNNNNNNNNNNNNNNNNNNNNNNNNNNNNNNNNNNNNNNNNNNNNNNNNNNNNNNNNNNNNNNNNNNNNNNNNNNNNNNNNNNNNNNNNNNTTATTACTAGTAGtatccattaaagaaaacaattccagggactcctgggtggctcagtcagttaagtgtccaacacttgatctcagcagatttttcacagtttgtaagatgGAGCCCCTCATCACACTTTTCGCTGAGTGTGGAAGCTGCTTGagattgttttcctctctctccctcccctgcttgtgctttctgtctcaaaataaataaataagcatttttaaaaaaggaagagaattttcTCTCAATGAACTGACGTTGATTTTGTTCTTCTGGACACCCACTGGCTGGTTCCTCATGGTGACTTCGGTGCATTTCATGGCCCTATTTGTCATTCATAACCTTTAGAAGGGATTGGCCAAGGCGGGCCCAGTCACATGACTTAATATTTCCATGTGCAAATAAAAACCAGCCACTCCCTCCCGTCATCTGGCCTGGTCAACTTTCACCTTGCTTTGGTTTTTAAGACATGCAACTGTGCTTTTTCTCTAACTCTGAAAACCGTTTGCAACTGAGCAACTGAGGGTCTCTGTTCTTTTAAAACACTCCCTCTGTCTTTGGACCACATAACTCTCCCCTCGTAGAATAACACAGGATTGACTTTGGACATCTCCTGTGACGTGATCGCTCTGTTTAATAACTTCCAGTTTCGTTCTACGTGTGCTGGTCAAAAATAAGGTTGCAGTAAATACTGAAAGAGATGAGTTGTTGTTTCTGATTCTCCCTCTGTTCCTAAATATTTCTCTGCTGGGAGATCCAGCCCCCATGTAgagctctcttttccttctctctctgggagCCCCTATCTAACCCACTCACCTCCCTGGAAAGACTCCTGGGTTAGAGACTGATTTGCCTTCTTCAGAGATGATGCATAAGGGTTGTTAGAaaagaaggcttctctgaggacaGGGACAGGCCTGGGACTTAGGGTAGAGGTGTCTACATCAGTTAGGGATCATGCATAGTGCACCTTGGTGGGAGAAGCCCAGAAAGCATGGAGAAGCCTGGCGTCTGCTTCCCTCATTTTTGGGGGGACCTacagtctctccttccctctgcccattGCTGTCCCTTCAAATGGACCACAGAAAGATATTTCTAGTGCACAGATCCGACCCTGTCCTTTTCTCAAGGCCCTCGGAGTCCAGGCCAAGTGCTTCTTCCTGGCACTAAGGCCAACACTACCTCCCACGGACCTACACTTCCAGCCGCACTACCCACTTTTCCTGCCTCAAACcccgcctcccccaccctggGTGATTCGCCATCTCTAGGGCACACCTGATGTTCTCACCACCCCAAGACTTTCTACAGGTTGTCTCCTCTATGAAAATGTCATCCACCCAACCCTTTCCATACAGTGACCTCATATTCAGCCTCTTTCTCCAGACCACCCAGCCCCTGCTcagccctcctctctccctgcaccatCATTGCAACCTCTTCCTTGGCCTCcagtctcctctctcttgtcCATCCCATGCAAGGCCCCTTTGCTGCCCCTGCCCACAAGCCTTCCATGGCTCCCCACTTCCCTCATGAAAAAGTCCAATCCTCTCAACCTTGGTCTTAGGTCCTTTGGTATCTGGCTTCTGCTCTGCTCTCCCATCTACACACAATGACCTCCcagccctctcccttccctgctcttatTGCTACAAGAGGCATTGAAAGAAGAGAGCAACCATGAAGGCTACAACCAGGTGAAATACTCATGGATGTCTTCCTGGAGGGGAGGAAAAACCAAACTGGGCCGTGAAAGGGAACTAAGAATATCTGCAGACATGGGATAAAAGCGAAAACCACGATAATAATAAAATCCACTCTTTATTATTCAAGCAGGTGTGCCCGGCACTGTTGTATGTGTTCCCACGTATTCTTGAATCCTCCCAACAACAGCAGCCACCCAAGGAGGAATGTCCTGtcatatccttattttacagatgagaaaatctacacagtgaaggaagtCACCTCCCATGGGCAGACAACTAGCAAGGGGCAGAATTTTGCCAGACTTGTGACCACTCCTCTGCAGGAAGCAGTAGAGCCCATGGGACAACTAGGGAATAAGAGACCCTTGGAAGGAGTTTTCCTGTATTCTCTTAGCGGTGGGGGTAAGACGTTAGCTCACCCCCAGTGATGTGAGGACGGGGCTGGGGCAATATCAGGGTGAATTCGTGCTGTCATGTCACTGCTTTTATTAAGCATTAAGGGTTGAATCTAGGTAGGTCGGGGGAGGGTAAAGTCTTGGTCAGAGATATCCTGGAGCCAGCAGGTGGAGGTCACAAGTCAAGAGTATTGTGTCACAGGTCAGGGTTAGTTGGCCTGAATGGTTTTTCGGATCCAGTGGCCATATCTGCAAACATCGGTGTAGACTCCTGGCTTCTCCTTGGACCCACAGGGGACATTTCCCCATGACACAAGACCTCGGAGACGGTCTCCACATACCAGGGGCCCCCCAGAATCACCCTGTAGGAAAGAGTGAGAGAGTCAGatacaaaaacacacacagagaaaagagagacagtgacTCCTGGTTGGTTCAGTAGggggagcatgcaactcttgatctcggggttgtgagtttgagccctatgttgagtgtagagtttacttaaaaataaaatctcggGAAGGGGAGCACCTaagtggctagtcagttaagtgtccgacttcggctcaggtcatgatttcaaagtttgtgagttcgagccctgtgtcaggctctgggctgatggctcagagcctggagcctgctttggattctgtgtctctttctctctctgccctgcaccctctcacactctgtttctctctttcaaaaaaaaaaaaaagctttaaaaaagtaaaataaaataaaatgttgggctcctgggaggctcagtctttaagcatctacttcagctcaggtcatgatctcatggtttttaagtTCGAGTCCCAATtaaggtgagctcaagccccgcttggggtgagcttgagccctgcttggggtaAAAAACATGAGCCTCGCTTctggtgagccccacttctgtctgtctttctctctctcataaataaataaataaataaataaataaataaataagtaaataaataaataaataaaatcttttaaaaaagacagagagacagaaggtcaCACAGAGAcatgtggagagggagagggagagacattcAGAGATGGATAGAtgtagggacagacagagaggcagaacaacatgcacacacacaaagtcacAGACAGGAAAACAGTGACTGAGGGAGACTCAAACGTGGAGAAACAGGGAGGATACCAAGATCCAGAAAGGCattgagggaagaagagaaagaaaaagaataagggcTGGAAACAGAGACTTAAGGTATGGACAGAGGCGGAGGTGCAGAGTgtatggagacagaaagaaagaaatatatatataaaatatatataacaaaacatATTGCATgcatgatttttacatttatattctattaaatatgcattatatttctataaatctaTTCATacaatatttatgtttatgtatgtaaatacacatgtaaagagacagaaaaagacagagagatctAAAGAGAAGACATACAAACCTTCAGTTACAAGGTAAGTAAGTAGTGGGACATAAATAGAAGAGATCCAATGAATGATGGGGAAATCAAAACCCCAAGTTACAGGAGGTATTTGGGAGTGGGGGTGAGCCCTGTCTCTCTGCAGCTGTGGTCTGTCTTGCCTCCAGAGCTCGGCCATGTCCAAGCAGGACTTGTAGGGGCTCTGTTTGAGAATGGACGGTCCCCTCACACCATCAGCCTCCTTACTGTTTCTCTCTGGTTCTTGATCTCCCCATCTTCATCCTTGTCTCTATTGGCTGTCTTTATATCTCTGCACCTGGCTGTGTCTCTGAGTATCAAATTAAGACTctctccctgggattctctcccagcATGTAAAGCTCTCTTTGGGTCTGTGTATCTCTTACTTCCTGTCTCTGCTCTTGGCTCTGTAACTGGCAGGTCCTGGTGGCCTCACCTGGCAGGAATCCTTCCCGTACTTTTCATCCCCAGCACACACCATGTTCTGGGTGATCTGGCCGGGGTAGGCATGCTCACACTCCTCATGGGACACCAGATGGATGTATGCACACTGGATGGTGTTAGGGAAATCGCCTGCAGAGAGAAATGAGCCAGGCCCACCTCACAGCCTGTCCTTCTCACGTCCTCACAAGCGATCTTCCAACCCCTACAAGTCACCTCTCCCCTATTGGTCCTTATTTCTCATGGGTTTCCTTCTccctatttgtctttctttcataaaaacCTGTATCCATTGGCCCTGACTTCTGATTGGTCCCTCTTTACATCATTCTTTCCTCTCATTGGCCTGTTTTCCTTATTAATCGCTCCTTCTCCGGGAACTCTGATTTCTTATtggttttccctttctctgaggTTCTGCTTCTACTCTTCCCTTTCATTGGTCCCACCTTCTTCAGTAGTTCCAGGCAACCTCTAGACTCTATTCTTCGTTAGTCCCTCTTCCACCTTTCGTCATTCATTGGACCCTTCTTTCCATTAATTGGCCAACACTTGACCGTTGTCCTTTCCTAACTGGTCTCGTTTCCTCCCCATTGGCTCTCCCTTCCTACTGACCCTTCATCTAATGGTCCACCTTCCCTTTTTGGCCCTTCACTCACTGGCCCATCCACCTTCAGTGGTTCCTGCTGACCTGCTAGACTTGTTCCTCCCCTAGTCCTTTCTCTAGTGATTCCTCTTGACCATTGACCCTTTCTTGGCTCCTCTCCATTATCACTCTCTACCCCATTTGCACTCTCAATTCATGTCTTTCAGCTGGCTGCCCTGCTTTATTGATACCTCTTCTTCCATTAGTCCAGCTTCCATTGATCTCTTCCTGACTATCTGTGTGTCCTGATTGGTTTCTTTTGATCATTGACCTCCTTGATTAGAATCTTCCCACTGACCCACCATTTTCATTGGCCCATCTCTTCGTACCATTCATTCAAGGCTCTACTTTCTCCACTAGCTATTCACTCATTTGTCCTACTCTCGTatttgcctcccctccccactgaccTTTCACACACTGACTCACTGCCTCATCGGTCCTCCATAGACTGTCACCCATTGGCCTCCTTCCCCATTACCCTCCCCCTACTGACCTTCGGCTGTCTTGCCCCAGCCCAGGATGTGGCAGCTGGTGTGGTTGGCCGAGCAGTCTTGctccagggggaggggctgaatgCGTTCGGAGAATTTGGCCGGGTGAGCCAGACGTAACAGCATGATGTCCTGGTCATGAGTGGCAGCATTGTAGCCAGGGTGGGTCACAGCCCGGACAACAGAGCTCTGCTCCTGAAAGCTCTCCCTTTGCTGAAGGTTGTGCTTCCCCAGGTAGACCTGAAGATTCCTGGGAAAGAGAAGGGCTGGGTGTTACCTGGAGCCCTTGGGCTGTAGCTGAGACTCCGGAGGAGTCTGTGATGGCAGGAGAAGGTGGCCTGGTGCACCATATGAACCATCTGGCCCTCACAGCTCAGAAAATGACAACTTCATCCTTCCAGAATAACCTTGGAGACTATTCTTGACTCTTTTTATTTCATGCCTCACATAAAAGCTGCCCAGAAATCCATCTGGCTCTCCAGGATGGACCAGTTCTCACCTCCACTGCTACCATCTTGGTCTGGAGCCATCATCTCTTACTGGAGTGATGGCAGTAGCCACCTCACTGGACTCGTTGTTTCTGCCTTTGCCCCTCCACAGTCTGTCCTCCACAGAACAACCAGATAAGGGTTAACAACATAAGATATCCTgtctccccctgtccctcctctgtcagACCCCTCCCATGACTCCCATCTCACTCAGAGGAAAGGCTGAAGTTCTCACCCTGACCCACAAGGTTTTGCATCTCACTCAGAGGAAAGGCTGAAGTTCTCACCCTGACCCACAAGGTTTTGCATCTCACTCAGAGGAAAGGCTGAAGTTCTCACCCTGACCCACAAGGTTTTGCACCCTCATCGCATCTCAGATACCACCTCTCTCctgctgctccagccacacttgCTTTCCTGCCTCTCCTTGAACACAGCAGTTACCCTGTCACCACAGGGTCTTTGCACCGGCTGCTTCTTCTGCCAACAACTCTTCCCCCAACTTAGCTGCACAGCTCCCTCCCACACCTTcttcaaatgccaccttctcagtgaggccttccctgatgacccaatttaaatgcaaatatccATCCTAGTAGGCAAGTCCTAtctcctctttctgctttctttgccACCGGAGAACCTACCATCACCATCTGATATAGTATATCTGTAGTGTTAAATACTtacctgctttgttttctttcttcctactgTAGCAGCACTGTCCCAATAGAACTTTCTCGGGCATACAGTTGTTTGATATGGTGGCCACTAGACACaagtggctattgagcacttgacaTGTGGCTCCTACATTTGTCATTTCAttgcatttttcttaatgtaaattTAATTGGCCATTTAATCGCCATATTAGGTGGCACAGCCCTAGGATATcaaatgggatttttattttgttcagagGCAGCATCCTCGGTGGCTAGACCTGTGCCTATAATATTTATGATAGATAACCaatgaatatttgtaaaatggatcAAAGAGTCACTCCCTTGCTCAAAATTGCCCTTGGAGTAAAATTTCTCCCTCCATCCTCGACCCCACTGTGAACAGTAAATTTCTTAGAGTGCTCCAGACTGCTTCCCCCTCGGGGACTTTGTCTTTGCACTTCTGCTTCTCTGAATGCTCTTGCCCGCCTCTTCATTTGTCNNNNNNNNNNNNNNNNNNNNNNNNNNNNNNNNNNNNNNNNNNNNNNNNNNNNNNNNNNNNNNNNNNNNNNNNNNNNNNNNNNNNNNNNNNNNNNNNNNNNCCCTCCTCCATCTAAAGTGTTCTTTTCTCTCAGGGAAACTTccctgttcttttccttcactaGACTTAGGGTAAtttatgattatatgatttttcatgGGCTTGTTTGTTAAATAACTAACGTGTCTTTCTGCTCCTGCATTCCCAAGGGTAGAGATTCTATAATTCTCTCATCCACCGCTGAATGCCCACTGCCCTGCTCCAGTCGGGCTCTTCGTAGATGCTTTGATCAATGTGCACCGAATGGATGAACGAGAATGGTGAGTGCAATGCCTGAGACGGAGGACCCTCGAGTCCGCAACCGTGTGTGACTGGACTCCTCCCCCACAGCGGGAGTGGCGCTTGTTGGTTTCCAAACACTTGAATTGCCACTTACTActtttctgagtctcagtgtcttcatctgcaaaatgggccaCGAGTCCCTTATTGCGGATAGTCCAAGAAACAGATATAAACTGCTTAATTCTGCACCTGGTCCATCGTTAGCACTGAACAAAATGGCAACTGCTAATCTAACTAGTGGTCATTAGTGCCCTGAGGATTAGTCCCGGGCCCTCTATGCTTTTCCACCTATGCCTGCTTTTTGGATGATCTCATCCCACCTTGTGTTTAAATACCATTTATCTGTGGATGGCACCTTCGTGTTTGCCTCCAGCTCCACCCTCTTGCCTGAGCACCCGCGGCTTACCTTTATGCTTCTTGGACTTCTCCCTGGTGTCTCAGAATCACCATGGCTAAAGCAAAATGTCTGACACTCCTCAGCCCGTATCCACActggctctctttccctctcccctgacTCAGAGAGACACCACAAAACACCCACGTGTTCGAGTCAAATACCTGGAGGTCAGCCCCGCTTCTTCCATCCCACATCACCACATCCTGCTGGCTCAGTCTCAAAATACCTCCCAagtttccccctctcctccattcCCCACTGCCGCCACGTTGGTCCAAGCCATCATCCTTAGGTCAATCTATGCACATCCCTTCATTTCTCCTTGCCCAGCCCACGTTCCATAGGGTGGCTGGCGTGCTCTTAAGTAATGTGaatcaggggcgtctgggtggctcagtcggttgagcatccgacttcagctcaggtcatgatctcacagttcgtgagtttgagccctgtgtcaggctcgctgctgtcagccgctgtcagcacagagcctgctttggatcctctgcgccccccccccccccccccccccccccccccccccccccccccNNNNNNNNNNNNNNNNNNNNNNNNNNNNNNNNNNNNNNNNNNNNNNNNNNNNNNNNNNNNNNNNNNNNNNNNNNNNNNNNNNNNNNNNNNNNNNNNNNNNGGGGCCCCCCATGATCTGATTCCCCAATTAGGTCTGTTCATGGTGCGCCTGCGTGGCGcaatcggttgagcattcaacttca
Protein-coding sequences here:
- the KLK6 gene encoding kallikrein-6, coding for MGMKTLTIALTLMAAAWAEEQNKVLHGGPCEQTSHPYQAALYTSGHLLCGGVLIHPLWVLTAAHCRKPNLQVYLGKHNLQQRESFQEQSSVVRAVTHPGYNAATHDQDIMLLRLAHPAKFSERIQPLPLEQDCSANHTSCHILGWGKTAEGDFPNTIQCAYIHLVSHEECEHAYPGQITQNMVCAGDEKYGKDSCQGDSGGPLVCGDRLRGLVSWGNVPCGSKEKPGVYTDVCRYGHWIRKTIQAN